In a single window of the Cryptosporangium aurantiacum genome:
- a CDS encoding AMP-binding protein → MRSGAARRRADGRGGRGPFGFAAQATRTLVRTGVLGPLGPRALRDVVRTAYRYGPALPTMLGIAAARYPDRPAVIDEHRTITYAELRRHAEVAAAFLYHSCHLRPGDKLGIMCRNHAGFAIATLGGAAIGVDLVFLNTDFAGPQLAEALRRERVAALFGDSEFNDVIAAADFAGPRVLADEPPQGGGDLSPPPATRRASRIVMLTSGTTGTPKGAPRDVQPLALAIPAIGMVDAMRLRSGDPLVVLPPLFHGFGLAYWTLALALGSPIVLCRRFTPEAALKMVSQHRAAALFGVPVMLQRMLAVPRATRLSCETSSLKAIGVAGAPLRPDLATALLDEFGDVVFNLYGSTETGWSTFATPADLRAAPGTIGLPAQGVTVRVLGPDGRRVPPGQPGTIHVGSRMTFSGYSGGGGKSVVDGLMSTGDLGHADDAGRLFVDGREDDMIVSGGENVFPQEVEELLARHADVTDVAVFGVPDDEFGQRLAAHVVPAEGAAVDADDLRAYVRSNLARYKVPRDVVFTDHLPRNATGKVLTRYLKEN, encoded by the coding sequence GTGAGGAGCGGGGCGGCGCGGCGGCGGGCGGACGGGCGTGGTGGCCGCGGCCCGTTCGGGTTCGCGGCGCAGGCCACCCGCACGCTGGTACGCACCGGCGTGCTCGGCCCGCTGGGGCCGCGCGCGCTGCGGGACGTCGTCCGGACCGCGTACCGGTACGGGCCCGCGCTGCCGACGATGCTGGGCATCGCCGCGGCCCGCTACCCCGACCGGCCCGCGGTGATCGACGAGCACCGCACGATCACCTACGCCGAGCTGCGTCGCCACGCCGAGGTGGCCGCCGCGTTCCTCTACCATTCCTGCCACCTCCGGCCCGGCGACAAGCTCGGCATCATGTGCCGCAACCACGCCGGCTTCGCGATCGCGACGCTCGGCGGCGCGGCGATCGGCGTCGACCTGGTTTTTCTCAACACCGACTTCGCCGGTCCGCAGCTCGCCGAGGCGCTCCGCCGGGAACGCGTCGCGGCGCTGTTCGGCGACAGCGAGTTCAACGACGTGATCGCCGCGGCCGACTTCGCCGGTCCGCGTGTCCTCGCCGACGAACCACCGCAGGGCGGTGGTGACCTGTCGCCTCCACCGGCGACCCGGCGGGCCAGCCGGATCGTCATGCTGACGTCGGGCACCACCGGCACCCCGAAGGGCGCTCCGCGTGACGTGCAGCCGCTCGCGCTGGCTATCCCGGCGATCGGCATGGTCGACGCGATGCGGCTGCGCTCCGGCGACCCGCTGGTCGTCCTGCCGCCGCTGTTCCACGGCTTCGGGCTCGCGTACTGGACGCTCGCGCTGGCCCTGGGCAGCCCGATCGTGCTGTGCAGGCGGTTCACGCCGGAAGCCGCGCTGAAGATGGTCTCGCAGCACCGGGCCGCCGCGCTGTTCGGCGTACCGGTGATGCTGCAGCGGATGCTCGCGGTGCCGCGGGCGACCCGGCTCTCGTGCGAAACGTCGAGCCTGAAGGCGATCGGCGTCGCGGGCGCACCGCTGCGCCCGGACCTGGCCACCGCACTACTCGACGAGTTCGGCGACGTCGTCTTCAACCTGTACGGCTCCACCGAGACCGGCTGGTCCACGTTCGCGACCCCCGCCGACCTGCGGGCGGCGCCGGGCACGATCGGGTTGCCCGCGCAGGGCGTCACCGTGCGGGTGCTCGGGCCGGACGGTCGGCGCGTCCCGCCCGGGCAGCCGGGCACGATCCACGTCGGCAGCCGGATGACGTTCTCCGGTTACAGCGGTGGCGGCGGCAAGTCGGTCGTCGACGGGCTGATGAGCACCGGCGACCTCGGGCACGCGGACGACGCAGGCCGCCTGTTCGTGGACGGACGCGAGGACGACATGATCGTCTCCGGCGGCGAGAACGTGTTCCCGCAGGAGGTCGAGGAACTGCTCGCCCGGCACGCGGACGTCACGGATGTCGCGGTGTTCGGCGTCCCGGACGACGAATTCGGGCAGCGGCTGGCGGCGCACGTCGTCCCGGCCGAGGGTGCCGCCGTGGACGCCGACGACCTGCGCGCCTACGTCCGGTCGAACCTGGCCCGCTACAAGGTCCCGCGGGACGTCGTATTCACCGACCACCTGCCCCGCAACGCCACCGGCAAGGTGCTCACCCGCTATCTCAAGGAGAACTAG
- a CDS encoding S8 family serine peptidase: MTEPTPRTRRPGARFTAGVAGLAGLGLVAGVVAAPSTVLAEGAPDPVTTTVPVTPVTTPAAPATTLAGAAGRATAAPVTWSKPGASVTAPPESVVAGVSADERVRIVTVRNVDGKPVVSTRAVTGREAAAAAVADSQEDAGTVSVGVDQVVRIADAEPAPTTAAAAAPTTAAPTTSAAATSTDTLRSGQWALTRLRAEDTWARTTGGSVLVAVVDSGVQANHPDLAGRVVSGVDLVRDTSSTDGSYDPNGHGTHVAGIIGAIANNNQGIAGLAPGATILPVRVLGANGSGYSSAVATGIIESVDRNAAVINMSLGSSTRDSAITSAVQYALSKNVTVIASAGNSRMSGNPVNWPAAETGVIGVAATDSADQDASFSNTGSYVDIAAPGVAIVSTYRGSAYVSMNGTSMAAPYVAATAALAKAVSPGLTPAAMTTLLQNTATDLGTAGRDNAFGYGLVNPYAAVCSLGGCAATPAPTTSPAPTTPAPTTPAPTTSPAPTTRPTTPPKPTAPAKTTFTLTSGSGKKITAGTAVTVTATLTSGSTRTPTPLPNAAIHVCVRTAPATKFTCEAGQTDAGGTARYSASPNTATTVYFTHPGGTGTTASKSATASYPVIATAQLVTQAGGTLAVTVNPAAGQVLTLDRWTGKTWAKVTTKKVSAAGQASFTGLTAGSYRVRVPASGSALGSTSGAVTVA, encoded by the coding sequence GTGACCGAACCGACCCCCCGCACGCGCCGCCCCGGCGCACGCTTCACCGCCGGCGTTGCCGGCCTCGCCGGCCTCGGCCTCGTCGCGGGAGTCGTCGCGGCACCCTCCACAGTGCTCGCCGAGGGCGCACCGGATCCGGTGACCACGACGGTTCCGGTGACCCCGGTGACGACGCCCGCGGCCCCGGCGACGACGCTCGCCGGTGCCGCCGGCCGGGCCACGGCCGCTCCGGTGACCTGGAGCAAACCCGGCGCCAGCGTGACCGCGCCGCCGGAGAGCGTCGTCGCCGGGGTTTCCGCCGACGAGCGGGTCCGGATCGTCACCGTGCGCAACGTCGACGGCAAGCCGGTGGTCAGCACCCGCGCCGTCACCGGGCGCGAGGCGGCGGCAGCCGCCGTCGCCGACTCCCAGGAGGACGCCGGCACCGTGTCGGTCGGTGTCGACCAGGTGGTCCGGATCGCGGACGCCGAGCCGGCCCCCACGACGGCAGCAGCCGCCGCGCCCACCACTGCGGCTCCCACCACCAGCGCAGCGGCGACCAGCACCGACACGCTGCGATCCGGCCAGTGGGCGCTCACCCGCCTGCGTGCCGAGGACACCTGGGCGCGCACCACCGGCGGCTCGGTGCTGGTCGCAGTGGTCGACAGCGGCGTCCAGGCGAACCACCCCGACCTCGCGGGCCGCGTCGTGAGCGGCGTCGACCTGGTTCGGGACACGAGCAGCACCGACGGCAGCTACGACCCCAACGGCCACGGCACCCACGTCGCGGGCATCATCGGCGCGATCGCGAACAACAACCAGGGCATCGCCGGGCTGGCGCCCGGTGCGACGATCCTCCCGGTGCGCGTCCTCGGCGCGAACGGCTCCGGCTACAGCTCCGCGGTCGCCACCGGCATCATCGAGTCCGTCGACCGCAACGCGGCGGTGATCAACATGTCGCTGGGTTCCAGCACGCGGGACAGCGCGATCACCTCCGCGGTCCAGTACGCGCTGAGCAAGAACGTGACCGTGATCGCGTCCGCGGGCAACTCCCGGATGAGCGGTAACCCGGTCAACTGGCCGGCCGCCGAGACCGGCGTGATCGGCGTCGCCGCGACCGACTCGGCCGACCAGGACGCGAGCTTCTCCAACACCGGCAGCTACGTCGACATCGCGGCGCCCGGCGTGGCGATCGTGTCGACGTACCGGGGCAGCGCCTACGTGTCGATGAACGGCACGTCGATGGCGGCTCCGTACGTCGCCGCCACCGCCGCGCTCGCCAAGGCCGTCTCCCCCGGCCTGACCCCGGCAGCGATGACCACGCTGCTCCAGAACACCGCGACCGACCTCGGCACCGCCGGACGAGACAACGCGTTCGGCTACGGCCTGGTCAACCCGTACGCGGCGGTCTGCTCGCTCGGCGGCTGCGCCGCGACGCCCGCCCCGACGACCAGCCCCGCCCCGACGACGCCCGCCCCGACCACCCCCGCTCCGACCACGAGCCCGGCCCCGACCACCCGTCCCACCACGCCGCCGAAGCCGACCGCCCCGGCGAAGACCACGTTCACGCTGACCAGCGGTTCGGGTAAGAAGATCACCGCCGGCACCGCCGTCACGGTCACCGCGACGCTGACCAGCGGCTCCACCCGCACGCCGACGCCGCTGCCGAACGCAGCGATCCACGTCTGCGTGCGCACCGCACCGGCGACGAAGTTCACCTGCGAGGCCGGGCAGACCGACGCCGGTGGTACCGCCCGCTACAGCGCCTCGCCGAACACCGCCACCACGGTCTACTTCACCCACCCCGGCGGCACCGGCACCACCGCGTCCAAGTCCGCCACCGCGTCCTACCCGGTGATCGCCACCGCGCAGCTGGTCACCCAGGCCGGCGGCACGCTGGCCGTCACCGTCAACCCGGCCGCCGGGCAGGTCCTCACGCTCGACCGCTGGACCGGCAAGACCTGGGCGAAGGTGACCACCAAGAAGGTGTCCGCCGCCGGCCAGGCGTCGTTCACCGGTCTCACGGCCGGGTCCTACCGGGTCCGGGTCCCGGCGAGCGGATCCGCGCTGGGGTCCACCAGCGGCGCGGTCACGGTGGCCTGA
- a CDS encoding CDP-alcohol phosphatidyltransferase family protein produces the protein MPEASEVASAPVVADPPVTARVLTVPNALSALRLLGVPVFVYLVLVAHADLLALLVLVVSGLSDWLDGALARAWGQVSRIGQLLDPLADRLYVFSTVVTFAIRDIIPWWMAVALIVRDGVLWLALMVLRRYGYGPLPVHYIGKAATFNLLYAFPLLLLAGQDGIVGTIAAPVGWAFAIWGVGLYWWAAALYVVQTGSLVRLARRERLEAAG, from the coding sequence GTGCCCGAGGCATCCGAGGTGGCGTCGGCGCCGGTCGTCGCCGATCCGCCGGTGACGGCGCGAGTGCTCACCGTGCCGAACGCGCTCAGCGCGCTCCGGCTGCTCGGCGTCCCGGTGTTCGTCTATCTCGTCCTGGTGGCACACGCCGACCTGCTCGCGCTGCTGGTGCTCGTGGTCAGCGGGCTGTCCGACTGGCTGGACGGCGCCCTCGCCAGGGCCTGGGGCCAGGTCAGCCGCATCGGGCAGCTGCTCGATCCGCTCGCCGACCGCCTCTACGTCTTCTCGACCGTGGTCACGTTCGCGATCCGCGACATCATCCCGTGGTGGATGGCCGTGGCGCTGATCGTCCGGGACGGGGTGCTCTGGCTCGCGTTGATGGTGCTCCGGCGGTACGGCTACGGGCCGCTGCCCGTGCACTACATCGGTAAGGCGGCGACGTTCAACCTGCTCTACGCGTTCCCGCTGCTGCTGCTCGCCGGGCAGGACGGCATCGTGGGGACGATCGCCGCGCCGGTCGGCTGGGCGTTCGCGATCTGGGGCGTCGGGCTCTACTGGTGGGCCGCCGCCCTGTACGTGGTGCAGACCGGCTCGCTCGTCCGGCTGGCCCGGCGAGAGCGGCTGGAGGCCGCCGGGTGA
- a CDS encoding DUF881 domain-containing protein, whose amino-acid sequence MSSPAPPTDPGNDAPETGFRLFGKGAPPSPGLTMLADLMNNHLDPGYAEAARRRENGEPPSRLASRSRGGLTLLCAALIGVVLAVAYREAVATAPEAAETREALTAEVRRAQTRTDELQQLADRRREEVAAAQDAAVADSSTGRALSRRVRDAEAMTGVAPVTGPGIVLEVSDGEPTRDPVTGATVGDAEAFLVQDGDLQSLANAVWAAGAEAVAIDGQRLTALSTIRSAGSAVLVDFRPVDNPYTITAVGDADALYRALLRAPAVRRFQAYVKDYKMGLDLRRDDELRLPAGPDPELREAARPRAESSASPSTSTGPAASTPPPTPTPSGGTPPTSSPTSTRPAAAPRVSPSSSAGGAD is encoded by the coding sequence GTGAGTTCCCCCGCCCCGCCGACCGACCCCGGGAACGACGCTCCCGAGACCGGCTTCCGGCTGTTCGGCAAGGGCGCGCCCCCGTCGCCCGGCCTGACGATGCTGGCCGACCTGATGAACAACCACCTGGACCCGGGTTACGCCGAGGCAGCCCGGCGACGGGAGAATGGTGAGCCGCCGTCGCGGCTGGCCTCCCGCTCCCGCGGCGGGCTGACGCTGCTCTGCGCCGCGCTCATCGGGGTGGTGCTCGCGGTCGCGTACCGGGAGGCGGTGGCCACCGCACCGGAGGCGGCCGAGACCCGGGAGGCGCTCACCGCCGAGGTCCGCCGCGCGCAGACCCGGACCGACGAGCTGCAGCAGCTCGCCGACCGGCGTCGCGAGGAGGTGGCCGCGGCCCAGGACGCCGCGGTCGCGGACAGCTCCACCGGCCGCGCCCTGTCCCGCCGGGTACGGGACGCCGAGGCGATGACCGGCGTGGCGCCGGTGACCGGCCCCGGCATCGTGCTGGAGGTATCCGACGGCGAGCCGACCCGCGACCCGGTGACCGGTGCGACGGTCGGGGACGCCGAGGCGTTCCTCGTGCAGGACGGTGATCTGCAGAGCCTCGCCAACGCGGTCTGGGCGGCGGGCGCGGAGGCGGTCGCGATCGACGGCCAGCGGCTGACCGCACTCTCCACCATCCGGTCGGCGGGTTCGGCCGTCCTGGTGGATTTCCGGCCGGTCGACAACCCGTACACGATCACGGCCGTGGGCGACGCCGACGCGCTCTACCGCGCGTTGCTGCGCGCACCGGCGGTACGGCGGTTCCAGGCGTACGTGAAGGACTACAAAATGGGGCTGGACCTGCGTCGCGACGACGAACTCCGGTTGCCGGCCGGTCCCGACCCCGAGCTGCGGGAGGCGGCCCGGCCGCGCGCGGAGTCCTCGGCGAGCCCGTCGACCTCCACCGGTCCGGCGGCGTCCACGCCGCCGCCGACTCCGACGCCGTCCGGCGGCACCCCGCCGACGTCCTCGCCGACCTCGACCCGGCCGGCGGCCGCACCGCGAGTGTCCCCCTCGTCCTCTGCCGGAGGTGCTGATTGA
- a CDS encoding small basic family protein, with translation MIPALALIVGVVVGLVFEPAVPTGLEPYLPIAVVAALDAVFGGVRARLDGIFDDKVFVVSFVSNVLVAALIVYLGDKLGVGGQLSTGVVVVLGVRIFGNVAAIRRHIFRA, from the coding sequence TTGATTCCCGCGCTGGCGCTGATCGTCGGCGTCGTCGTCGGCCTCGTGTTCGAGCCGGCGGTGCCGACCGGTCTCGAGCCGTACCTGCCGATCGCCGTGGTCGCCGCGCTGGACGCGGTCTTCGGCGGCGTCCGCGCGCGGCTGGACGGGATATTCGACGACAAGGTGTTCGTCGTCTCGTTCGTCTCCAACGTGCTGGTGGCGGCGCTGATCGTGTACCTGGGTGACAAACTCGGGGTGGGTGGTCAGCTCTCGACGGGGGTCGTGGTCGTGCTGGGAGTCCGGATCTTCGGGAACGTGGCGGCGATCCGGCGCCACATCTTCCGGGCATGA
- a CDS encoding DUF881 domain-containing protein, with amino-acid sequence MNGPDAGGEAPGTPRAPRQRDQDPGAVMPEPDDAVTEAITLPLSSPAAPRPPMPGASGADEPAVPPAAVPPAAVPPAAVPPAAGPPAAGPPAAGSAAPGTGGSGTRDAAPGGVPAAGGVPAAGRHEERRTGAEVVRASRVTSGSGVGGPSPAHRRPRAESRRQWWMKAAAVALCALLGLSLAAQLRRNERDGELAGARQEDLVRILDELDNREQRLRAEINELQERRRTLTSDAEGSQTVQKDLEERAEELGILAGTDPAEGDGLELVFLQGSRPLSADVILDAVEELRGAGAEALQIGGSSGDPVRIIASTAFLDADEGGLLVGGRRLSGPYTVLAIGEPQTMRAALAIPGGVVDSVEDAGGKLQIDAPETVTVSATLSPATPRYAEPVD; translated from the coding sequence ATGAACGGCCCGGACGCCGGCGGCGAGGCCCCCGGGACACCGCGCGCACCCCGCCAGCGCGACCAGGACCCCGGCGCGGTGATGCCCGAGCCGGACGACGCGGTGACCGAGGCGATCACGCTGCCGCTGTCGTCCCCGGCGGCTCCGCGTCCGCCGATGCCCGGCGCGTCCGGCGCCGACGAGCCGGCTGTCCCTCCCGCGGCTGTCCCTCCCGCGGCTGTCCCTCCCGCGGCTGTCCCGCCCGCGGCCGGTCCGCCCGCGGCCGGTCCCCCCGCGGCCGGCTCGGCGGCCCCCGGCACCGGCGGCTCCGGCACCCGGGACGCCGCGCCCGGTGGCGTGCCGGCGGCCGGTGGCGTGCCGGCGGCCGGGCGGCATGAGGAACGCCGGACGGGCGCCGAGGTGGTGCGGGCGTCCCGCGTTACCAGCGGTTCCGGCGTCGGCGGGCCGTCGCCCGCGCACCGGCGGCCACGCGCGGAGTCCCGGCGTCAGTGGTGGATGAAGGCAGCCGCGGTGGCGCTCTGCGCGCTGCTCGGCCTGAGCCTGGCCGCGCAACTGCGCCGCAACGAGCGCGACGGCGAGCTGGCCGGAGCGCGCCAGGAGGACCTGGTGCGGATCCTGGACGAGCTGGACAACCGCGAGCAGCGGCTGCGCGCCGAGATCAACGAGCTCCAGGAACGCCGCCGGACGCTCACCTCGGACGCCGAGGGCTCGCAGACCGTCCAGAAGGACCTCGAGGAGCGCGCCGAGGAGCTGGGCATCCTCGCCGGCACCGACCCGGCCGAGGGCGACGGGCTGGAGCTGGTGTTCCTCCAAGGCTCGCGTCCACTGAGCGCGGACGTGATCCTGGACGCGGTGGAGGAGCTGCGCGGCGCCGGCGCCGAGGCGCTGCAGATCGGCGGGAGCAGCGGCGATCCGGTGCGGATCATCGCGTCCACCGCGTTCCTCGACGCCGACGAGGGCGGCCTGCTGGTCGGCGGGCGGCGGTTGTCCGGGCCGTACACGGTGCTGGCGATCGGCGAGCCGCAGACGATGCGCGCCGCGCTCGCGATCCCCGGTGGTGTCGTGGACTCCGTCGAGGACGCCGGCGGTAAGTTGCAGATCGACGCGCCGGAGACGGTCACCGTCAGTGCGACGCTCTCACCGGCGACGCCGCGGTATGCCGAGCCGGTCGACTGA
- the gcvH gene encoding glycine cleavage system protein GcvH encodes MIPDDLRYTNEHEWIRATSGSTVRIGITDYAQDSLGDIVFVQLPEVGNTITAGEAVGEVESTKSVSDVYAPVTGTVTARNEALDDQPELINGEPYGGGWMLEIEVDDPTVLDSLLSADEYRELTEKE; translated from the coding sequence GTGATCCCCGACGATCTGCGGTACACCAACGAGCACGAGTGGATCCGCGCGACCAGCGGGAGCACCGTCCGGATCGGCATCACCGACTACGCGCAGGACTCGCTGGGCGACATCGTGTTCGTGCAGCTCCCCGAGGTCGGCAACACGATCACTGCGGGCGAGGCGGTGGGCGAGGTCGAGTCGACGAAGAGCGTCTCGGACGTGTACGCGCCGGTGACCGGGACCGTCACCGCGCGGAACGAGGCGTTGGACGACCAGCCCGAGCTGATCAACGGCGAACCGTACGGCGGTGGGTGGATGCTGGAGATCGAGGTGGACGATCCCACTGTCCTCGACAGCCTCCTGAGCGCCGACGAGTATCGCGAACTGACCGAGAAGGAATAG
- the odhI gene encoding oxoglutarate dehydrogenase inhibitor Odhl has translation MILGAIDDVVEASEAGGGGDPEGTRIAESLPPGSALLVVRRGPNAGSRFLLDTDVTTAGRHPESDIFLDDVTVSRRHAEFRREAGVFVVRDVGSLNGTYVNRERVESATLANGDEVQVGKFRLVFLSGPKVAP, from the coding sequence ATGATCCTCGGCGCCATCGACGATGTCGTTGAGGCGTCGGAGGCAGGCGGCGGCGGCGATCCCGAGGGTACCCGGATCGCGGAGAGCCTTCCGCCCGGTTCGGCGCTGCTCGTCGTCCGTCGTGGGCCGAACGCGGGTAGCCGGTTCCTCCTCGACACCGACGTCACCACCGCCGGCCGTCACCCGGAGAGCGACATCTTCCTCGACGACGTCACGGTGTCCCGTCGCCACGCCGAGTTCCGCCGCGAGGCAGGCGTCTTCGTCGTGCGCGACGTCGGCAGCCTCAACGGCACCTACGTCAACCGGGAGCGGGTCGAGTCCGCGACCCTGGCGAACGGCGACGAGGTGCAGGTCGGCAAGTTCCGGCTCGTCTTCCTCTCGGGCCCCAAGGTGGCACCGTGA
- a CDS encoding MerR family transcriptional regulator: MTTSGSSARAYLSIGEVLSQLRPEFPDTTISKLRFLESEGLVEPERTPAGYRKYSPEDVARLRYVLAAQRDQYLPLRVIREHLQAIDRGAPGADGDRPDQRALVANDALPAAGDFSRPEVDVRLSRSDLLARTGITDAQLKQIENYGLVSARGAGWYDADGLAVAETVVRMAEFGLEPRHLRGYKTAADREVGLFEQVVAPVARQRGPEAKARAEEIVRELAALSLRLHTALVQARLRGSLGG; encoded by the coding sequence GTGACCACGTCCGGGTCCTCCGCCCGGGCCTATCTGAGCATCGGTGAGGTGCTCTCGCAGCTCCGGCCGGAGTTCCCGGACACCACGATCTCCAAGCTCCGGTTCCTCGAGTCCGAAGGGCTCGTGGAACCGGAGCGCACGCCGGCCGGGTACCGCAAGTACTCGCCCGAGGACGTCGCCCGGCTGCGGTACGTCCTGGCCGCGCAGCGGGACCAGTACCTCCCGCTGCGCGTGATCCGCGAGCACCTGCAGGCGATCGACCGGGGTGCGCCCGGTGCCGACGGCGATCGGCCGGATCAGCGGGCGCTGGTGGCGAACGACGCGTTGCCAGCAGCGGGCGATTTCTCCCGACCTGAGGTTGATGTCCGTCTTTCCCGGTCCGACCTGCTGGCCCGGACAGGCATCACCGACGCGCAGTTGAAGCAGATCGAGAATTACGGTCTGGTCTCCGCCCGCGGGGCCGGCTGGTACGACGCGGACGGCCTGGCGGTCGCCGAGACCGTCGTGCGGATGGCGGAGTTCGGTCTCGAACCCCGGCACCTGCGCGGCTACAAGACCGCGGCCGACCGCGAAGTCGGGCTGTTCGAGCAGGTCGTCGCGCCGGTAGCCCGGCAGCGTGGCCCGGAGGCCAAGGCCCGCGCCGAGGAGATCGTCCGCGAACTCGCGGCGCTGTCGCTGCGGTTGCACACGGCGCTCGTCCAGGCCCGGCTCCGGGGGTCGCTCGGAGGCTGA
- a CDS encoding bifunctional nuclease domain-containing protein yields MKELNVVGVRVELPNNQPIVLLKEVAGDRYLPIWIGPVEATAIAFEQQGVRPTRPLTHDLLRDVLGALDAPLRKVEIVELRDNVFYAELVIGDGVRVSSRPSDAIALALRVGVTITCAEAVLEEAGIIIPDEQEDEVAKFREFLDTISPEDFAGS; encoded by the coding sequence GTGAAGGAGCTCAACGTCGTCGGTGTGCGGGTCGAGCTACCGAACAACCAGCCGATCGTCCTGCTCAAGGAGGTCGCGGGTGATCGTTACCTGCCGATCTGGATCGGTCCGGTCGAAGCCACCGCGATCGCCTTCGAGCAGCAGGGGGTCCGGCCGACCCGGCCGTTGACGCACGATCTGCTGCGCGACGTCCTGGGGGCGCTGGACGCCCCGCTCCGCAAGGTGGAGATCGTCGAGCTGCGGGACAACGTCTTCTACGCGGAGCTGGTGATCGGCGACGGGGTGCGGGTCAGCTCGCGGCCGTCGGACGCGATCGCGCTGGCGCTGCGGGTGGGCGTGACGATCACGTGCGCGGAGGCGGTGCTCGAGGAGGCCGGGATCATCATCCCGGACGAGCAGGAGGACGAGGTCGCGAAGTTTCGCGAGTTCCTCGACACGATTTCCCCGGAAGACTTCGCCGGCAGCTGA
- a CDS encoding MerR family transcriptional regulator, with translation MHEGQGVLFDEPGTGPDEHVGYRGPTACHVAGITYRQLDYWARTGLVEPSIRGAQGSGSQRLYSFRDILVLKIVKRLLDAGVSLQNIRLAVDQLRARGVEDLARITLLSDGTTVYECTSPEEVVDLLQGGQGVFGIAVGGAFREIEGSLAKLPGERANGTPSPAARPDADELSRRRARRTG, from the coding sequence CTGCACGAGGGGCAGGGGGTCCTGTTCGACGAGCCCGGCACGGGCCCGGACGAGCACGTCGGGTATCGCGGACCGACCGCCTGCCACGTCGCGGGCATCACGTACCGCCAGCTCGACTACTGGGCCCGCACCGGGCTGGTGGAGCCCAGCATCCGGGGCGCCCAGGGCTCGGGCAGCCAGCGGCTCTACTCGTTCCGCGACATCCTCGTGCTGAAGATCGTCAAGCGGCTGCTGGACGCCGGGGTCTCGCTGCAGAACATCCGGCTGGCCGTCGACCAGCTGCGCGCCCGCGGCGTCGAGGACCTGGCTCGCATCACGCTGCTGTCCGACGGGACGACGGTGTACGAGTGCACCTCGCCGGAGGAGGTCGTCGACCTGCTCCAGGGCGGCCAGGGTGTGTTCGGGATCGCGGTCGGCGGTGCGTTCCGGGAGATCGAGGGCAGCCTCGCGAAGCTGCCCGGTGAGCGGGCCAACGGCACTCCGTCTCCCGCCGCCCGGCCCGACGCCGACGAGCTCAGCCGCCGCCGCGCTCGCCGCACGGGCTGA